The DNA region CTTGTGATCCTGGTTTTGTCCTTTAACAACCTCACAGGCATGGTCCCTGCTGAGATCGGCAGTCTGACAGCACTGCAAGAACTTGACCTTATCAGCAACCAGTTGGAAGGTGAGTTGCCTCCTACCGTGTCATTGCTCAAAGTTCTTTCCTATCTTTCCTTGGCGAGTAACAACTTCGTCGGCACTGTCCCGAACTTTGCTAGTCAGAAATTGGTCTGTGCTGAATTGAATGGTAACAAATTCTCTGGAGGCTTCCCTCTGTCATTCTGCCAGTCGACTTCGTTGGAAATCCTGGACCTATCTAGCAACCAACTTTCTGGTCAGCTCCCTAGCTGCATATGGGACTTGCAGGATCTTAGGTTCATGGATTTGTCCAACAATGCTCTTTCAGGGGATGTACTGGCTTCCGCAAACTCTAATTTATCGTTGGAGTCATTGCATTTGGCAAATAACAGATTCACAGGTGGCTTCCCATCAATAATTCAGTACTTGAAGATGCTATCTGTCCTGGACCTTGGTGGTAACAATTTTTCCGGCGCAATTCCATCATGGATAGGTTCAAGGTTACCTTTGCTAAGATTTCTTCTACTGCAGTCGAACATGTTCAATGGCAGCATCCCTTTGCAGCTGCTACAGCTCTCTCATCTCCAGCTGCTGGACCTGGCTAGCAACAATTTTGAAGGTCACATACCATGTGGTCTCACCAACTTAACATCCATGATCCGACCACAGACTGAATTCAACATGATGTTGGCAGTGCCCTATCAACTTTTATATCTAGAAGCTGATGTAAATTATGCCGATCGAGTTGATGTGAACTGGAAGATGCAGACTTATGAATTTCAAGGGGCAATCGCGCTGATGACTGGTATCGATTTGTCAGGCAATTCTATCAATGGTGAAATCCCAACTGAATTAACGAATCTTCAAGGCCTTCGATTGCTGAACCTGTCAAGAAACCATCTATCTGGTACTATTCCAGCGAATATTGGTGATTTAAAACTTTTGGAGTCCCTTGATCTCTCATGGAATGAACTATCTGGTCATATTCCTTCAGGCTTCTCGGCACTGGTATCTCTTAGTTCGTTAAATCTCTCTAACAATATGCTCTCAGGTGAAATACCAACTGGTAATCAACTCGACACATTAGCCGACCCTTCAATTTACAGCAACAACTTTGGGCTTTGTGGCTTTGCAATGAGCATACCATGTTCCACTGGTTCAAGTATACAACCGTTGGACCCCAATAAAGAATTTGAAGGTGTCTATGTCTACTACTCGATAATTGCTGGAGTTGTGTTTGGGATGTGGTTGTGGTTCGGATCATTAGTTTTCTTCGCTCCATGGAGAATTTCATTTTTCTACTATGTCGATTTCACTCAGAGAAAGCTTATGAGATAAATCTTTAAAGTCTGTTGTTGTTGTAAAATTAAGTAAGGATGCGTGCGATACTATTTTTCTTATCATCTACCTTTCTCTTTTCAATTTACCTTTACTTTCACTTTGACATATTGCTTGAAAACTTTTTTGTGGCAGATCTTGTGCTTAAAAGACAATTGGCTTCGAGTCAAACAGATATTTGAATTAGGAGGATTTATTAAACTTTCGCCATTATTATTCATTTTGATGTATGTACTAATGAAGTCTTATATGCCAGCAGATGGATTATTTATTATCGGAGTTTGCTATTACAGATACATAATTAAATACATCAAACGATAAGGATTTAAACCTTGTAAGTGAATAAAGAACGAGTTCACAGGAAAGACACCATTCTTAATACCTGAAGAATGAAGGACTAATCCGTCTGGAGTTTGAACATGGAATTCTTTTCGCAGCTGCTTTTCTTTGCAGGAACAAGCAAACAACCAGGACACCCTATTCCTTTGGGTGTGCAGATGTTTGAACCTAAAAAAGATCAAATTTTGGTTGCCATTTTTGGCAAATAGTATGTTTATCACTTGGGGAGTTGTTGGGTCCGATTGGTCACTGAGAAATCGCCCAATCGACCACCCCTCTGCCATTATTTATTTCAGTTGGTTTAATCTATTCATAATGAGAATTTCTTTCCTCCACGTACTAGTTGAGTTTTAAATTCAATATCATAACTTATATTGGAAAATGCACTAAGAAATTTTCATTTTCATTTTCATATGCTAAAGGATTTAATACTAAATTATTCCTAGATATTCTCAAAATATTTTTCATACTAGGATATCATGTCCTTTATCACTTCATAAAATCGAATTTAAAACTCAACTCGTACATATAGAAGTGAAATAGCTCAATCTTATTCGAGATGAATTGGATCAACTGAAATAGTTTGAGTGAGCAAGTTGAGCCAAAATTTTGTTTGGGGAGGGTTTTCAAATGGATAAAGTGGTTTTTTTCATAACAGGAAAATAGACTTTTTTTCTAACAAGATGTCATGTTTGTTTGCTAAAAATATTTCCAGTGTCACATGCTACAATTGAATCTTGTTAGGGATCACATACTTCGAGTTCAGATAAAGTATAGGACCTTGGTTATATTCGAGCAATGGTGCCTGCTCTGATACTAAAGGTCATTCGGCCGTCAGGATCAAATCTAACGGTGTCTGCTGCTCATGCCATCTCCCCCCTCCATCCTCTCGCGACATAGTTACGGCAAGGCAGCTGCCACGGCGGCCGCTCCGCCTCCCGCCTCCCtcccgctccgcgcgccgccaCCTCCCATGGCGTCGCTGCTCCGCCTCCAGGGCCTCGCTCCAGCCCTAAACGTTCCCCGCCATCGTTgcttcctctcccctctccGCCTCGCCTCCGCGTCCACGGCTCCGCTCGCTCGCCGcatctccac from Panicum hallii strain FIL2 chromosome 9, PHallii_v3.1, whole genome shotgun sequence includes:
- the LOC112875202 gene encoding probable leucine-rich repeat receptor-like protein kinase At1g35710 isoform X1, which encodes MASATRTRTNTAAAALLYALTFRLLTRASSTAVTVSPPPAAAAAAEAHALLRWKSTLPRSSFTSAPLSSWSPATPACTTWAGVACGEDGRVAEVALPGAGIAGTLAALDLAALPALAGLNLSGNRLAGAIPASVSGLASLVSLDLSGNALTGGIPGAALAALPALRVLVLRNNSLGGAIPASLGGLRTLERLDLQATGLVSTLPPEMGGMASLSFLDLSSNNLSGGLPPEMGGMASLSFLDLSSNNLSGGLPPEMGGMTSLSFLDLSSNNLSGGLPPEMGGMTSLSFLDLSSNNLSGGLPPEMGGMASLSFLDLSSNNLSGGLPPEMGGMASLSFLYLYRNNLSGGLPPSFAGMSKMKELYLARNRLSGTIPPEIFKSWPDLTLLYLHYNSFTGTIPAEIGEAKKLRRLSLWSNNLTGVIPKETSGLPSLLMLHLGKNCLTGPIAPSLGNLTQLVILVLSFNNLTGMVPAEIGSLTALQELDLISNQLEGELPPTVSLLKVLSYLSLASNNFVGTVPNFASQKLVCAELNGNKFSGGFPLSFCQSTSLEILDLSSNQLSGQLPSCIWDLQDLRFMDLSNNALSGDVLASANSNLSLESLHLANNRFTGGFPSIIQYLKMLSVLDLGGNNFSGAIPSWIGSRLPLLRFLLLQSNMFNGSIPLQLLQLSHLQLLDLASNNFEGHIPCGLTNLTSMIRPQTEFNMMLAVPYQLLYLEADVNYADRVDVNWKMQTYEFQGAIALMTGIDLSGNSINGEIPTELTNLQGLRLLNLSRNHLSGTIPANIGDLKLLESLDLSWNELSGHIPSGFSALVSLSSLNLSNNMLSGEIPTGNQLDTLADPSIYSNNFGLCGFAMSIPCSTGSSIQPLDPNKEFEGVYVYYSIIAGVVFGMWLWFGSLVFFAPWRISFFYYVDFTQRKLMR
- the LOC112875202 gene encoding probable leucine-rich repeat receptor-like protein kinase At1g35710 isoform X2 — encoded protein: MASATRTRTNTAAAALLYALTFRLLTRASSTAVTVSPPPAAAAAAEAHALLRWKSTLPRSSFTSAPLSSWSPATPACTTWAGVACGEDGRVAEVALPGAGIAGTLAALDLAALPALAGLNLSGNRLAGAIPASVSGLASLVSLDLSGNALTGGIPGAALAALPALRVLVLRNNSLGGAIPASLGGLRTLERLDLQATGLVSTLPPEMGGMASLSFLDLSRNNLSGGLPPSFAGMSKMKELYLARNRLSGTIPPEIFKSWPDLTLLYLHYNSFTGTIPAEIGEAKKLRRLSLWSNNLTGVIPKETSGLPSLLMLHLGKNCLTGPIAPSLGNLTQLVILVLSFNNLTGMVPAEIGSLTALQELDLISNQLEGELPPTVSLLKVLSYLSLASNNFVGTVPNFASQKLVCAELNGNKFSGGFPLSFCQSTSLEILDLSSNQLSGQLPSCIWDLQDLRFMDLSNNALSGDVLASANSNLSLESLHLANNRFTGGFPSIIQYLKMLSVLDLGGNNFSGAIPSWIGSRLPLLRFLLLQSNMFNGSIPLQLLQLSHLQLLDLASNNFEGHIPCGLTNLTSMIRPQTEFNMMLAVPYQLLYLEADVNYADRVDVNWKMQTYEFQGAIALMTGIDLSGNSINGEIPTELTNLQGLRLLNLSRNHLSGTIPANIGDLKLLESLDLSWNELSGHIPSGFSALVSLSSLNLSNNMLSGEIPTGNQLDTLADPSIYSNNFGLCGFAMSIPCSTGSSIQPLDPNKEFEGVYVYYSIIAGVVFGMWLWFGSLVFFAPWRISFFYYVDFTQRKLMR